From the genome of Ktedonobacterales bacterium:
GCGTTATAATTACATGGCGGATCTGACAGCGGTGGACTGGCCTGAGCGCGAACCGCGCTTCGATGTCGTCTATCACCTACTTTCGCTGGATACCCGCGCCGTCATTCGCTTGAAAACGCGCGTCGGCCAGCCCGGCGAGGACCACCCTGCCGTTCCCACCATCAGTCATATCTGGCCCACCGCCAACTGGTACGAGCGCGAGGTCTACGATCTCTTTGGCATCACCTTCAGCGGACATCCCGACCTGCGGCGCATTCTGATGCCAGACGATTGGACCAGCTATCCGCTGCGCAAAGAGTATCCTCTCACCGGCATCGAACTGCCGGAACCGCACTGGGGCGGACAGATACCGTTCAACCAGCCATTGCCGCAAGGCATTGGCCGCCAGACGATGCGGATCAATGAAAGCCGCCCGCCCACTCCTCCGCGCCCCGAACCAGAGCCGGGCGAGTAGCCGGGCAAGGACACACACTATGCAAACCGGAGAGCAAACCGAACTCCACATCACCGAGAGCGTCAAGGTTGATGAGACCACCCGTGTTGATACCATGACCATCAATATGGGGCCACAGCATCCATCCACGCATGGCGTGCTGCGGCTGATCATCACCCTGGAGGGCGAAACCGTCGTCAAAACGGTCCCCGACATCGGCTATCTGCATACCGGCATCGAGAAGACCGCCGAGAACAAAACCTACTTCCAGGCGCTGGTTGTGACCGACCGCATGGACTACCTGGCCCCGCTCTCGAACAACCTGGGCTATGCGCTGGCCGTCGAAAAGCTGCTGGGCATCGAAGAGTTACCGCCCAAAGCGATCTATACGCGCGTGCTGCTGGTCGAACTCCAGCGCATCGCCAGCCACCTCGTCTGGCTGGGCACCAGCGCGCTTGATCTGGGCGCGCAGAGCGTCTTCCTCTACTGCTTCCGCGAGCGCGAGATGATTCTTGACATCTTCGAGTTAGTCTCTGGCGTGCGGTTGATGACCAGCTATATCATGCCCGGCGGCCTCCAGGCCGATCTGCCCCCAGGCTTTGACGAGAAGGTGCGCGAGTTTCTCCACATCTTCCCTGATCGCCTGAACGAGTACCATACCCTGCTGACCAACAACCAACTCTGGCTGGAGCGCACCAAAGGCGTCGCCCCGCTCAGCGCCAAAGATGCCATCGCCTGGGGCTGTTCGGGGCCAGTCCTGCGCGGCAGCGGCGTTGCCTGGGACGTGCGCAAGATGTTCCCCTACTCCGGCTATGAGCAGTTCGATTTCGATATTCCAGTGGGCAGCAATGGCGATGTGTATGACCGCTATCTGGTGCGCATGCTGGAGATGGGCGAGAGCCTGAAGATCGCGCAGCAAGCCCTGGATGGCATGCCCGAAGGCCCCTACCAGATCAGCGACCGCAAAGTGGTGCCGCCGCCCAAATGGGCCGTCGCTACCAACATGGAGGCGCTGATCCACCATTTCAAGCTCTACACCGAAGGCTACCGCCCGCCGCAGGGCGAGGTCTACCAACGCATCGAATCGCCTAAAGGTGAGCTTGGTTTCTATATGGTCAGCGATGGGACAGCGCGGCCCTATCGCATGCACGTCCGGGCGCCGTCTTTTGCCAACCTGGAGGCGCTGCCCAAAATGGTCCAGGGCGCATTGCTCTCGGATGTTATCTCAGCCATTGGCAGCATAGATATTGTGCTGGGCGAAGTGGATCGTTGACAGCGGGATCGTTATTTAGGAAGGACCGGGTACGTGGTATCAGCAGAAGCCAAAGAACAGATGCGCGCCGTTGCCGCGCAGTACCCAACGCTGCGCTCAGCCGTGTTACCGGCGCTGTATATCGCCCAGGATGAAGAGGGCTACATCACCGAGGCAGCCCTTGAGGCTGTTGCCGAAGCCTTGCGCCTGAACGTGGATGAGGTGAAGAGCGTTGCCACGTTCTATACTATGTTCTTCAAGGAACAGCCTGGCAAACGGGTCATCAAGGTCTGCACCAGCATTTCCTGTTACCTGCGCGGCTGCGATCAACTGGTGGAACATCTGGAAAACCGGCTGGGCGTCAAGCGCGGCGAAACCACCGCCGACGGGCGCTACACCCTGCTGACGGCGGAATGTCTGGCATCCTGCGGCACAGCCCCAGTGCTGCAAGTGAATAACGAGTTTGTCGAGCAGGTCACGCCCGAGAGCGCCGACGCGCTGATTGACGCGCTCAACCAGGAACTGGACAACGAAAGCGCCGGAACAGCACAGGGCCAGGAAAAAGCAGCTACGCCAGCGACGCCGGAGAAAAGCCGAACCGAGGCAGCCGGAACGAAGCGGCGTTGAAAGAGTCGAGAACCATGCCTGAACTGATTGTGACCAGAGATATAGATGTAGAGAATATTGATATTCTGCCGGTCTATCGCCAGCACGGCGGCTATCAGGCGCTCGAAAAAGCCCTGAAAACCTACCAGCCTGACGACATCGTAGAGATCGTCAAACAATCGGGGCTGCGTGGGCGCGGCGGCGCGGGCTTCGCTACCGGCGTGAAATGGGGCTTTTTGCCGAAAGAGAGTCCCAGGCCACGTTACCTCTGCTGCAACGCCGATGAAAGCGAACCAGGCACCTTCAAGGACCGCATGCTTATGGAGAAAAACCCTCACCTGCTGGTGGAGGGCGTCATCCTCACGGCCTACGCGACCAAAGTGCATCACGCTTTCATCTATGTGCGCGGCGAGCTTGGGCTGGCCGGACGCCAGGTGGCGCGCGCGGTGCGCGAAGCCTACGAAGCTGGCTATATCGGCACAGATATTCTCGGCAGCGGCTACGATCTGGAAGTAACCGTTCATCGCGGCGCGGGGGCCTATATCTGCGGCGAAGAGAGCGCCCTGATGGAATCGCTGGAGGGTCGGCGCGGCTATCCCCGCCTCAAGCCGCCGTTCCCGGCAGTTGTAGGCTTGTATGGCGGGCCAACCGTCATTAACAACGCCGAGACGCTTGCCACGATTCCGGCCATTGTGCTGAACGGCGCGGACTGGTACGCCAGCTTTGGCACCGAAAAGAGCAAGGGTACGCGCATCTACTGCCTGAGCGGACATGTCAACAAGCCGGGCAACTACGAGCTTCCCCTTGGTACCCCCCTGCGCGTGCTGATCGAAGAATGCGGCGGCGGCGTCTGGAAGGGCAAAAAGCTGAAAGCGATCATCCCCGGCGGCTCGTCTACGCCGTTCCTCATGCCTGATAAGCTCGATACTCCGCTGGATTTTGAGTCCATCGCAGCGGCGGGATCAATGCTTGGCTCCGGCGGTATCGTTGTTCTCGATGAAGATACCTGCATCGTCGGCGCGGTGCTGCGCATGACCGAGTTCTACCGCGACGAGTCCTGCGGCAAATGCACACCCTGCCGCGAAGGCACGTACTGGCTGACAGAACTGCTGGAGCGGCTGGAACACGGCCAGGGGCTGGAAAGGGATGTGCCGCTGCTGCTCGATATTTGCGACAATATGCTGGGCAAATGCTTCTGCCCGCTGGGCGATGCCGCCACGATGAGCATCTCCAGCAGCATCAAACTCTTCAAGGACGAATATCTCTATCATATTCGTGAGGGGCATTGCATGGTTGGTCCAGGCGCGCTGGCAGCGGCAGCAATCGCCAGATAACGCCCGCGCTCTTCATGTATCGCGTTTATCGCTCTTAACATAGAGAGAATAGTATGCCAGAAGAAACGCCACAACTGATTCATCTGACCATTGATGGGCGTCCCGTCAGCGTCCCGCCTGGAACGGTCGTCTGGAAAGCCGCGCAGATGCTGGGGATTGAGGTTCCCATCTATTGCTATCATCCCAAAATGCCGCCGCTGGGCGCCTGCCGCATGTGCTTTGTCGAGATTGAAAAAGCGCCCAAGCCGCCACAAACCGCCTGCACAACGGTCTGCACCGAAGGCATGGTCGTGCATACCGATACGCCGCTGGTCAGGAAATCGCGCGAGGGGACGCTGGAGTTTTTGCTGATTAACCATCCGCTCGATTGCCCCATTTGTGATAAAGGCGGCGAATGCGATCTGCAAGACTTCACCCTGCGTCATGGTCCTGGCGGCAGCCGCTTCGACCTCACCAAGCGCCACTTCATTAAGCCTGTTCCCGTCAGCGACAATATCCTGCTGGACCGCGAACGCTGCATCGCCTGCCAGCGTTGTGTGCGCTTCTCCCAGGAAGTGGCGATGGATGAAGAGGGACTCATCCTGAATGATCGCGGCTATAAGATTGAAGTCAGCACGACGCCGGGCGCGAGCTTCAACAGCATCTTTTCGGGCAACACCGTAGAGATGTGTCCGGTAGGCGCGCTGACCGCCCGTAACTTTCGCTTCCGCACGCGCCCCTGGGAACTGCGCAAAACACCCAGCGTCTGCGCCAATTGCAGCGTGGGCTGCAACGTGCGCGTGGACGTGCGCGTGGACCGCATTCTGCGGCTGATGTCGCACACCAACGACAGCATTGATGATGGCTGGCTCTGTGATCGTGGCCGCTGGGGGTATGACTACGTGAACAGCCCTGACCGGCTGCGCGCACCGCTCATTCGCAAGAACGGCCAGCTTGAGGAAGCCTCCTGGGACGAGGCGCTCGATCTCGTCGCTGCGAAGCTTCAGGAGATCGCCAAACGCGACGGCCCGCACGCCGTCGGCGGCATCGGCTCAACCCACACGACGAACGAAGAAAGTTATCTTTTCCAGAAGCTCTTCCGCGCCGCCATCGGCACCAACAACCTGGACCATCATCACGGCCTGTTTCCAGAGACGGAGCCAGGACAACTCCCCTGGGTCTGGACCGACAGCATCGCCGGACTGGACAGCGCCTCGCATATCGTTCTCTTTGCCGCCGACCCTTACGAGCGCCAGCCGGTCATTGACCTGCGCATCAAGAAGGCGCTGCGGGCAGGCGCAAAAATCTATGTCGTCGCCAATAAGCCGACCAGACTTGACCACCTGGCAACGCTGAAGCTCGAATATCAGGCCGGGCATCTGGACGCAGTGGTACGCGCGCTGCTAAACGTCGTGCTGACCGAAAACCTGGCGCGCGGCCAATATGTCGAAGAGCATCCTGAGTTCCTGAACAGCCTGCAAACCGCTTCTCCGGCAGGGGCGTCAGAACACCTGGCAAAGATTGCTGGAGTTGATAAAGAGGCGCTGCGCGTCCTGGCACGCGAGCTTGCGGGAACCGGGTTCCCGCAAGCTCGCGTGCCAGGACGCGCGGCGCTGCTCTATGACGAGATGGCCGCGCAGGAAGAGGAAGCGCCAACCCTCGCCGCCGATCTGCTCAACCTGGCGCTGGTGACGGGCAACGTTGGCCGCCCTGGCGCGGGCGTGGGTCCACTCTTCGAGGATAATAACTCGCTGGGGGCGCGCGATATGGGCGTCCTGCCCAACAGCCTGCCAGGCTATGCCGGACTGGAAGACGCCGCGCTGCGGGCGCATTTGCGTGAGGTCTGGGGCATCAGCGCCCCCAAGAAGCCGGGCCTGACCTACGAGCAGATGCTCAACGGCGGCGTCAAGGCGCTCTATGTGCTGGGCGCAGACCCTGCCCGGCGCCTGCCCGATCCAGGGGCGCTGGAGAATCTGGAGTTTCTGGTCGTGCAAAGCCTGACGCTGAACGAAACGGCGCAGCGCGCCGATGTCGTGCTGCCCGGACAGTCCTTTGCCGAAAAAGAAGGCACCTTCACCAACACCGAACGCTGCGTGCAGGCTGTGCGTCAGGCGATGCGCCCGCTGGCGGGACCACTGCCCGATTGGCAGATTCTGACCGCGCTCGGCCAGCGCATGAACCAGGAGTGGCGCTATACCAGCCCGCGCGAGATTCTGGCGGAGATTGCCCGCGTGACGCCTATCTACAGCGGCCTGAATTGGGAACTGCTGAATAAAAGCCAGGGCGTGCGCTGGCCCGCCCTGCCCGAAAACGCGGCGGAGGGCGGCTCAGCCTACCTGGCACTTGATCTCTTCCAGCACGGGCTGCCGCAGCTACAAGCAGCAGCCGTTTCGGCTGCTGCCAGCGACTGATTGCGGGTCGTACTTCTGAGGAAAAACGTATGTCTGATACAGTCTTATATCTGCTTGCGACGGTTGCCAAGTCAATTATCCTGATCGGCGCGCTGCTAACCGCCTTCGCCTATCTGACGCTTATCGAGCGGCGGGTCGTCGCATTCATGCAGACGCGCCTGGGGCCGAACCGCGCCGGGCCGTTCGGCCTGCTTCAGCCGCTGGCCGACGCGCTCAAGATGGTCTTCAAAGAGCAGATTATCCCCACCAGAGCGCGCGTGCTGATCTATCTCATCGCGCCGCTCATCTCTATTGTGGTCGCGCTCTCGGCCTTTGCCGTTGTCCCGCTGGGGGGGCGCTGGCTCGGCTGGGATACGCATAGCCCTTGGGATCCCTTTATCGCCGATATTAACGTTGGCCTGCTCTATATCTTTGCTATCTCTTCGCTGGCGGTCTACGGGATTGTGCTGGGCGGCTGGGCATCCGGCAACAAATACTCGCTGCTTGGCTCGCTGCGCAGCGCGGCGCAGATGGTCTCTTACGAGGTCGGCATGAGCCTGACGATCATGGGCGTGCTGATGCTGTCGGGAACGCTGAGCATGGTCAGCATCGTCCACGCGCAGGTGGACCTGGGCCTGCCCTATATCTTTGCTCAGCCGCTGGGCTTTGCCCTCTACTGCCTTGCTGCCGTCGCGGAGGTAAACCGCGCGCCCTTCGACCTGCCCGAAGCCGAGCAAGAGCTTGTCGCCGGCTATCTGACCGAATACAGCGGGCTGCGCTGGAGCCTCTATCAGATGGCCGAATATATCAACATGATTACGGTCAGTTCGATTGCCGTCACGCTCTTCCTGGGCGGCTGGACACTCTGGCCGATCAACTATGGGACGTTGCTAAGCTGGCCGTTTCTCTGGTATCTCATCAAAGTTGCTATCGCGCTCTTCGTCTTTATGTGGCTGCGCGCAACCCTGCCGCGCATCCGCTACGATCAACTGATGAAGGTCGGCTGGCGCGTGCTGCTGCCGCTGGCTATTCTCAATATGCTGTTCACAGCAGTTGCCGTGTCGCTGGGCTGGGCCTGGTGGACTACCGGCGCGTTTGGGCTGGGCGTTCTCATCATCATCGCTGGCGCCTGGGCGGTTCGCCGCGCCAGAGAGCAGGGCAAACCGCCGAAAGAGGCGGCGGCCCGCGAGCCGGAGGCGGCAGAGGGGTTTGCCGTTCCATCCAGCGTAAAGCTGGTGCGCATCGCAGCGGCTGGCGCGGCGCGCCCGTCGGCGCAGCTTGCCGCGAACGCTGAAGAAGGGGCTGAAGCCGAGGCCAAAGATAAGGAATCTCAAACGCCTGTCGCTAAGAAATAGAGGAACCGATCATGGCATTTGATATTGTCAAAGGTCTGGGGACCACGCTCAAGAACGCGGGGCGCAAAAAGACCACCATCTCCTACCCGGAGCAGAAGCGAGAACTGCCGCCACGCTTTCGCGGGCGACATGTGCTGCATCGCTACGAAAATGGGCAGGAACGCTGCGTGGGCTGCTACCTTTGCGCGGGCGCGTGTCCAGCCGACGCAATCTATATTGAGGCCGAAGAGAACACGCCGGAACATCCGGTGTCGCCGGGCGAACGCTACGCGCGCGTCTTTGACGTGAATCTGCTGCGCTGCATCTTTTGTGGCTATTGTCAGCAAGCTTGCCCAACCGGCGCAATCACGCTCGAACACGAGTACGAAC
Proteins encoded in this window:
- a CDS encoding NADH-quinone oxidoreductase subunit C translates to MAETTKDLAVKTVEAVRSKFGEVALEVVEHRGETTILLPPEKVPAVAKFLRDHPALRYNYMADLTAVDWPEREPRFDVVYHLLSLDTRAVIRLKTRVGQPGEDHPAVPTISHIWPTANWYEREVYDLFGITFSGHPDLRRILMPDDWTSYPLRKEYPLTGIELPEPHWGGQIPFNQPLPQGIGRQTMRINESRPPTPPRPEPEPGE
- the nuoI gene encoding NADH-quinone oxidoreductase subunit NuoI, which gives rise to MAFDIVKGLGTTLKNAGRKKTTISYPEQKRELPPRFRGRHVLHRYENGQERCVGCYLCAGACPADAIYIEAEENTPEHPVSPGERYARVFDVNLLRCIFCGYCQQACPTGAITLEHEYELAAYDPAEMVYHKEQLLEPPGQATRGTLDAWDNPPPEETPQPVPGRRGYFDGLEASAAAVGQGDLPAEAEPIEEE
- the nuoH gene encoding NADH-quinone oxidoreductase subunit NuoH, yielding MSDTVLYLLATVAKSIILIGALLTAFAYLTLIERRVVAFMQTRLGPNRAGPFGLLQPLADALKMVFKEQIIPTRARVLIYLIAPLISIVVALSAFAVVPLGGRWLGWDTHSPWDPFIADINVGLLYIFAISSLAVYGIVLGGWASGNKYSLLGSLRSAAQMVSYEVGMSLTIMGVLMLSGTLSMVSIVHAQVDLGLPYIFAQPLGFALYCLAAVAEVNRAPFDLPEAEQELVAGYLTEYSGLRWSLYQMAEYINMITVSSIAVTLFLGGWTLWPINYGTLLSWPFLWYLIKVAIALFVFMWLRATLPRIRYDQLMKVGWRVLLPLAILNMLFTAVAVSLGWAWWTTGAFGLGVLIIIAGAWAVRRAREQGKPPKEAAAREPEAAEGFAVPSSVKLVRIAAAGAARPSAQLAANAEEGAEAEAKDKESQTPVAKK
- the nuoD gene encoding NADH dehydrogenase (quinone) subunit D, which gives rise to MQTGEQTELHITESVKVDETTRVDTMTINMGPQHPSTHGVLRLIITLEGETVVKTVPDIGYLHTGIEKTAENKTYFQALVVTDRMDYLAPLSNNLGYALAVEKLLGIEELPPKAIYTRVLLVELQRIASHLVWLGTSALDLGAQSVFLYCFREREMILDIFELVSGVRLMTSYIMPGGLQADLPPGFDEKVREFLHIFPDRLNEYHTLLTNNQLWLERTKGVAPLSAKDAIAWGCSGPVLRGSGVAWDVRKMFPYSGYEQFDFDIPVGSNGDVYDRYLVRMLEMGESLKIAQQALDGMPEGPYQISDRKVVPPPKWAVATNMEALIHHFKLYTEGYRPPQGEVYQRIESPKGELGFYMVSDGTARPYRMHVRAPSFANLEALPKMVQGALLSDVISAIGSIDIVLGEVDR
- the nuoG gene encoding NADH-quinone oxidoreductase subunit NuoG; this encodes MPEETPQLIHLTIDGRPVSVPPGTVVWKAAQMLGIEVPIYCYHPKMPPLGACRMCFVEIEKAPKPPQTACTTVCTEGMVVHTDTPLVRKSREGTLEFLLINHPLDCPICDKGGECDLQDFTLRHGPGGSRFDLTKRHFIKPVPVSDNILLDRERCIACQRCVRFSQEVAMDEEGLILNDRGYKIEVSTTPGASFNSIFSGNTVEMCPVGALTARNFRFRTRPWELRKTPSVCANCSVGCNVRVDVRVDRILRLMSHTNDSIDDGWLCDRGRWGYDYVNSPDRLRAPLIRKNGQLEEASWDEALDLVAAKLQEIAKRDGPHAVGGIGSTHTTNEESYLFQKLFRAAIGTNNLDHHHGLFPETEPGQLPWVWTDSIAGLDSASHIVLFAADPYERQPVIDLRIKKALRAGAKIYVVANKPTRLDHLATLKLEYQAGHLDAVVRALLNVVLTENLARGQYVEEHPEFLNSLQTASPAGASEHLAKIAGVDKEALRVLARELAGTGFPQARVPGRAALLYDEMAAQEEEAPTLAADLLNLALVTGNVGRPGAGVGPLFEDNNSLGARDMGVLPNSLPGYAGLEDAALRAHLREVWGISAPKKPGLTYEQMLNGGVKALYVLGADPARRLPDPGALENLEFLVVQSLTLNETAQRADVVLPGQSFAEKEGTFTNTERCVQAVRQAMRPLAGPLPDWQILTALGQRMNQEWRYTSPREILAEIARVTPIYSGLNWELLNKSQGVRWPALPENAAEGGSAYLALDLFQHGLPQLQAAAVSAAASD
- the nuoE gene encoding NADH-quinone oxidoreductase subunit NuoE encodes the protein MVSAEAKEQMRAVAAQYPTLRSAVLPALYIAQDEEGYITEAALEAVAEALRLNVDEVKSVATFYTMFFKEQPGKRVIKVCTSISCYLRGCDQLVEHLENRLGVKRGETTADGRYTLLTAECLASCGTAPVLQVNNEFVEQVTPESADALIDALNQELDNESAGTAQGQEKAATPATPEKSRTEAAGTKRR
- the nuoF gene encoding NADH-quinone oxidoreductase subunit NuoF, whose product is MPELIVTRDIDVENIDILPVYRQHGGYQALEKALKTYQPDDIVEIVKQSGLRGRGGAGFATGVKWGFLPKESPRPRYLCCNADESEPGTFKDRMLMEKNPHLLVEGVILTAYATKVHHAFIYVRGELGLAGRQVARAVREAYEAGYIGTDILGSGYDLEVTVHRGAGAYICGEESALMESLEGRRGYPRLKPPFPAVVGLYGGPTVINNAETLATIPAIVLNGADWYASFGTEKSKGTRIYCLSGHVNKPGNYELPLGTPLRVLIEECGGGVWKGKKLKAIIPGGSSTPFLMPDKLDTPLDFESIAAAGSMLGSGGIVVLDEDTCIVGAVLRMTEFYRDESCGKCTPCREGTYWLTELLERLEHGQGLERDVPLLLDICDNMLGKCFCPLGDAATMSISSSIKLFKDEYLYHIREGHCMVGPGALAAAAIAR